A portion of the Cyanobium sp. PCC 7001 genome contains these proteins:
- a CDS encoding carbohydrate ABC transporter permease: protein MTPSRSSGSIGRSALVALLLLWSLGPMLWQLYTSLRTPEALLAGAGGLGRGWTLANYGAVLSGDPPFWRYLLNSTVVGALSTLLTLALAIPCAYALSRRQGLLRLLIGGGLLAAAVFPYVLLFLALLEVARQFGLANNLLALCLPYAGLSLPLALLLLQAAFAELPVELEENAVLEGFRLPQRLRWILLPLMGPSVVSTGLLVFLFSWNEFPIALTWLSRSDLLTLAPAMARIAGSSVFTVPYGAFAAATVLGSVPLLALLLLFQRQIVAGLTQGAIKG, encoded by the coding sequence ATGACCCCTTCCCGATCCAGCGGGTCGATCGGCCGCAGTGCCCTGGTGGCGCTGCTGCTGCTCTGGAGCCTCGGACCCATGCTCTGGCAGCTCTACACCTCCCTGCGCACGCCGGAAGCGCTGCTGGCCGGCGCCGGCGGCCTCGGCCGCGGCTGGACCCTGGCTAACTACGGCGCCGTGCTCAGCGGCGATCCCCCCTTCTGGCGCTACCTGCTCAACAGCACGGTGGTGGGGGCCCTCAGCACCCTGCTCACCCTGGCGCTCGCCATTCCCTGCGCCTATGCCCTCAGCCGCCGCCAGGGGCTGCTGCGGCTGCTGATCGGCGGCGGCCTGCTGGCAGCGGCCGTGTTCCCCTACGTGCTGCTGTTCCTGGCACTGCTGGAGGTGGCCCGGCAGTTCGGCCTGGCCAACAACCTGCTGGCCCTGTGCCTGCCCTACGCCGGCCTCTCCCTGCCCCTGGCCCTGCTCCTGCTGCAGGCGGCCTTCGCCGAACTGCCGGTGGAACTGGAGGAGAACGCCGTGCTGGAGGGCTTCCGCCTGCCGCAGCGGCTGCGCTGGATCCTGCTGCCGCTGATGGGGCCCTCGGTGGTGAGCACGGGCCTGCTGGTGTTCCTGTTCAGCTGGAACGAGTTCCCGATCGCCCTCACCTGGCTGAGCCGCAGTGACCTGCTCACCCTGGCGCCGGCCATGGCCCGGATCGCCGGGTCTTCCGTGTTTACCGTGCCCTACGGCGCCTTCGCCGCCGCCACCGTGCTCGGCAGCGTGCCGCTGCTGGCCCTGCTGCTGCTGTTCCAGCGCCAGATCGTGGCCGGCCTGACCCAGGGAGCGATCAAAGGATGA
- a CDS encoding carbohydrate ABC transporter permease, whose amino-acid sequence MNPVVSLALMAPALLLLLAVFLWPILDYAGLSLQAQSVFTGLEPVPVGLANWERLLGDGRFWQDALQTVRFAAVSVGLELVLGLGIALLLHQRWRGRGVVRSLTLLPWALPTTVMALGWRWIFNDPNGPINGLLQLLGLPTVPFLASPQLAWLAVVFADVWKTTPFVALLLLAGLQMIPADLYEAFALEGGSAWQALRRITLPLLQPYIFIVLLFRLAQALGVFDLVVVLTGGGPASSTESLALYAYLNAMRFLDFGYSATVMLGMFGLLLAGARPLFCLSQRRPGSSPS is encoded by the coding sequence ATGAATCCGGTGGTGAGTCTGGCGCTGATGGCCCCGGCCCTGCTGCTGCTGCTGGCAGTGTTCCTCTGGCCGATCCTCGACTACGCCGGCCTGAGCCTGCAGGCCCAGTCGGTGTTCACGGGTCTGGAGCCCGTGCCGGTGGGGCTCGCCAACTGGGAGCGGCTGCTGGGGGATGGCCGCTTCTGGCAGGACGCCCTCCAGACCGTGCGGTTCGCGGCCGTGTCGGTGGGGCTGGAACTGGTGCTGGGCCTGGGCATCGCCCTGCTGCTGCACCAGCGCTGGCGGGGCCGGGGCGTGGTGCGCAGCCTCACCCTGCTGCCCTGGGCCCTGCCCACCACGGTGATGGCCCTGGGCTGGCGCTGGATCTTCAACGACCCCAACGGCCCGATCAACGGCCTGCTGCAGCTGCTCGGCCTGCCCACCGTGCCGTTTCTCGCCTCCCCCCAGCTGGCCTGGCTGGCGGTGGTGTTCGCCGATGTGTGGAAGACCACCCCGTTCGTGGCCCTGCTGCTGCTGGCCGGCCTGCAGATGATCCCTGCCGACCTCTACGAGGCCTTCGCCCTGGAGGGCGGCTCGGCCTGGCAGGCCTTGCGCCGCATCACCCTGCCGCTGCTGCAGCCCTACATCTTCATCGTGCTCCTGTTCCGCCTGGCCCAGGCGCTGGGGGTGTTCGATCTGGTGGTGGTGCTCACCGGCGGCGGCCCGGCCAGCAGCACCGAAAGCCTGGCGCTCTACGCCTACCTCAATGCCATGCGCTTCCTCGATTTCGGCTACAGCGCCACCGTGATGCTCGGCATGTTCGGGCTGCTGCTGGCCGGTGCCCGCCCCCTCTTTTGTCTCAGCCAGCGCCGACCCGGGAGCTCGCCGTCATGA
- a CDS encoding ABC transporter substrate-binding protein → MIRGAGRIRLPRGLRRGLALGLALGLVLALVWGGILRDGAVWARGPVTVQVLMPAPFADATAELVSRFNREHSDVRIAVTRGPFETESVSDLAISSLLLGDSPYDLLLMDVTWTAKYAAAGWLLPLDDRLGPDPLAPLAPGAREGNRIDGRLWRIPLVADMGLLYWRTDLMDAPPRTPAELVDTSLALQRQGKVRWGYVWQGRQYEGLSCVFLEVLHGFGGFWGPVGPDFGLGSAAATEAAAWLRSLIDTGVSPPAVANFAEPEALQSFEAGEAAFLRNWPYAWQELQGAGSRVAGRVGVTTMVAQPGEPHGATQGSWGLSVLAGSRHPAEAVQVLQALTGEASQRQLVERWGYTPTLDALFDDPELVERRPLLPVLRAALDDAVLRPINPGYAQLSDIVQRQLSGVITGDTPPARAMARAGRSSRLLLEASGQQPASGQQSADGKEVTP, encoded by the coding sequence TTGATCCGGGGCGCAGGGCGGATACGACTGCCCCGCGGGCTCAGACGGGGGCTGGCCCTCGGTCTGGCCCTGGGCCTGGTGCTGGCGCTCGTCTGGGGCGGCATCCTCCGGGACGGAGCGGTCTGGGCCCGCGGCCCGGTGACGGTGCAGGTGCTCATGCCCGCCCCCTTCGCCGACGCCACCGCAGAGCTGGTGAGCCGCTTCAACCGAGAGCACAGCGATGTGCGCATCGCCGTGACCCGCGGCCCCTTCGAAACCGAGTCGGTGTCGGATCTGGCGATCAGCAGCCTGCTGCTGGGCGACAGCCCCTACGACCTGCTGCTGATGGACGTGACCTGGACGGCCAAATACGCCGCCGCCGGCTGGTTGCTGCCCCTCGACGACAGGCTCGGCCCCGACCCGCTGGCACCGCTCGCTCCCGGCGCCCGCGAGGGCAACCGCATCGACGGCCGGCTCTGGCGCATCCCCCTGGTGGCCGACATGGGCCTGCTCTACTGGCGCACTGACCTGATGGACGCCCCACCCCGCACGCCCGCCGAGCTGGTGGACACCTCCCTGGCGCTGCAGCGCCAGGGCAAGGTGCGCTGGGGCTACGTGTGGCAGGGCCGCCAGTACGAGGGGCTCAGCTGCGTCTTCCTGGAGGTGCTGCACGGCTTCGGCGGTTTCTGGGGCCCCGTCGGGCCCGACTTCGGGCTCGGCTCCGCCGCGGCCACGGAAGCGGCCGCCTGGCTGCGCAGCCTGATCGACACGGGCGTCAGCCCACCGGCCGTGGCCAACTTCGCCGAGCCGGAAGCCCTGCAGAGCTTCGAGGCCGGTGAGGCCGCCTTCCTGCGCAACTGGCCCTACGCCTGGCAGGAACTGCAGGGCGCGGGCAGCCGTGTGGCCGGCCGGGTGGGTGTCACCACGATGGTGGCCCAGCCGGGCGAGCCCCACGGCGCCACCCAGGGCAGCTGGGGGCTCTCGGTGCTCGCCGGCAGCCGCCACCCGGCCGAGGCGGTGCAGGTGCTGCAGGCCCTCACCGGTGAGGCCAGCCAGCGGCAGCTGGTGGAGCGCTGGGGCTACACCCCCACTCTCGACGCCCTGTTCGACGACCCGGAGCTGGTGGAACGGCGCCCGCTGCTGCCGGTGCTGCGCGCCGCCCTGGACGACGCCGTGCTGCGGCCGATCAACCCCGGCTACGCCCAGCTCAGCGACATCGTGCAACGCCAGCTCAGCGGCGTGATCACCGGCGACACGCCTCCTGCACGGGCCATGGCCCGTGCAGGCCGCTCCAGCCGGTTGCTGCTCGAAGCCAGCGGCCAACAGCCTGCCAGCGGCCAGCAGAGTGCGGACGGCAAGGAGGTGACGCCATGA
- the ggpS gene encoding glucosylglycerol-phosphate synthase, whose product MTPPTTMLASQESVSTTSGFGSSSFVLVYHRSPYDLKTAADGSVEFVDQKSPNGIIPTLRNLFQEERSGTWISWREDADAANAPDERLTVPSASPFTLRRLPLTKEQISSFYHVTSKESFWPILHSFPGLFSVDNSDWDTFVEVNQSFARAACEEAAQGATIWVHDYNLWLVPAQIRELRPDVRIAFFHHTPFPSNDVFSILPWRDEILDSLLCCDLVGFHIPRYADNFSRTAINLRGARCGDPVPVAEKFRHFGSALAQPTVMPWLEHNGRRVHIQASPVGTSPDVIREIVASEEVRTMAAQIAEQHAGRKLIISASRVDYTKGNEDMLLSYERVLENNPKWHGKVELFLACVAAASGMRIYEDIQRSVEEITGRINGRFGRIDWTPVRLSTRRTPYNELVAWFTQSDVCWITPLRDGLNLVAKEYVAARQGRDGVLVLSEFSGASVELEDAVVTNPYSHHSMDNAILKALTMPKDEQVRRMASMSEAVEEFTVQHWAEQELGALRAI is encoded by the coding sequence ATGACGCCACCCACCACCATGCTCGCCTCCCAGGAATCCGTCAGCACCACCTCCGGCTTCGGCAGCAGCAGCTTCGTTTTGGTGTATCACCGATCGCCGTACGACCTGAAGACAGCGGCGGACGGCAGTGTCGAGTTCGTCGACCAGAAGAGTCCGAACGGCATCATTCCCACCCTGCGCAATCTCTTCCAGGAGGAACGTTCAGGCACCTGGATCTCCTGGCGGGAAGACGCGGATGCGGCCAACGCCCCGGACGAGCGCCTCACCGTTCCCTCCGCCAGCCCCTTCACCCTGCGGCGGCTGCCCCTCACCAAGGAGCAGATCTCGAGCTTCTATCACGTCACCTCGAAGGAATCCTTCTGGCCGATCCTGCACAGCTTCCCGGGGCTGTTCAGTGTGGACAACTCCGACTGGGACACCTTCGTGGAGGTGAACCAATCGTTCGCGCGCGCGGCCTGCGAGGAAGCGGCCCAGGGCGCCACCATCTGGGTGCATGACTACAACCTGTGGCTCGTGCCGGCCCAGATCCGCGAGCTGCGGCCCGACGTGCGCATCGCCTTCTTCCATCACACGCCGTTCCCCTCCAACGACGTGTTCAGCATCCTGCCCTGGCGGGACGAAATCCTCGACAGCCTGCTCTGCTGCGATCTGGTGGGCTTCCACATCCCCCGCTACGCCGACAATTTCTCCCGCACCGCCATCAACCTGCGGGGAGCCCGCTGCGGCGATCCGGTGCCCGTGGCCGAGAAGTTCCGCCATTTCGGCAGCGCCCTGGCCCAGCCCACCGTGATGCCCTGGCTGGAGCACAACGGCCGCCGCGTTCACATCCAGGCCTCGCCGGTGGGCACCTCGCCCGACGTGATCCGCGAGATCGTGGCCTCCGAGGAGGTGCGCACCATGGCGGCCCAGATCGCCGAACAGCATGCCGGCCGCAAGCTGATCATCTCGGCGTCCCGGGTGGACTACACCAAGGGCAATGAGGACATGCTGCTCTCCTACGAGCGCGTGCTGGAGAACAATCCCAAGTGGCACGGCAAGGTGGAGCTGTTCCTCGCCTGCGTGGCCGCCGCCAGCGGCATGCGCATCTACGAGGACATCCAGCGCTCGGTGGAGGAGATCACCGGCCGGATCAATGGCCGTTTCGGCCGCATCGACTGGACCCCTGTGCGGCTCTCCACCCGCCGCACGCCCTACAACGAGCTGGTGGCCTGGTTCACCCAGTCGGACGTGTGCTGGATCACGCCGCTGCGCGATGGCCTCAACCTCGTGGCCAAGGAATACGTGGCTGCCCGCCAGGGCCGTGACGGCGTGCTGGTGCTCTCCGAATTCTCCGGCGCCTCGGTGGAACTGGAGGACGCGGTGGTCACCAACCCCTACTCCCACCACAGCATGGACAATGCCATCCTCAAGGCCCTGACGATGCCCAAGGACGAACAGGTGCGTCGCATGGCCTCGATGTCCGAGGCCGTGGAGGAATTCACGGTGCAGCACTGGGCCGAGCAGGAGCTCGGCGCCCTGCGGGCCATTTGA
- a CDS encoding FeoA family protein gives MGASPVPLSSVNEGQRVRIESLPLHPALQRRLEAMGIAPGVEVEVLRRGRPGGILHLACGLLEFMLRQEQAQEMDVSLLSRG, from the coding sequence GTGGGAGCCTCGCCAGTGCCCCTGAGCTCGGTGAACGAAGGGCAGCGCGTGCGCATCGAATCGTTGCCCCTGCATCCGGCCCTGCAACGGCGGCTGGAGGCCATGGGCATCGCCCCCGGTGTGGAGGTGGAGGTGCTTCGACGCGGACGGCCTGGCGGCATCCTGCATCTTGCCTGCGGCCTGCTGGAGTTCATGCTGCGGCAGGAGCAGGCCCAAGAAATGGACGTGAGCCTGCTGAGCCGCGGCTGA
- the feoB gene encoding ferrous iron transport protein B, protein MASRRTVALVGMPNTGKSTLYNRLTGGQAHVANWPGLTVELLRGALPPDRQGTPFELIDLPGIHDLSGSSEDEAIVARMLERTPPDLVLVVLNASQARSQLRLLLQVRALGLPVVAALNMSDEAQRHGVRIDHAGLAAALGLPVLAVSARRRQGIDALIHSIHTTAEQLGGPAPGKGAQRGNGTATSLEALQGFLHLPERPRLGRSRRIDRVLLHPLVGLLLFLALVLLVFQLLYAVTAPLQELLAALLDGIQTLVLEPALAALGAPDFLRGLLIDGVWLGVGTVTSFLPLIFVFYVLIGVIEDSGYLPRAAFLMDGFMHWLGLDGRAFVLQVMGFGCNVPSILGTRVIRDRGMRLLAMLCIPFALCQARLTVYLFLVGVFFPRPWWAPGLVLFGFYLLSFAAAVITGLVFQRAFPSREAFVLELPPYRSPSLGTVLRRGWSSMLNFLATTRVFIVAGAAGIWLLTHLPPGASTGSSLAAAIGGVFQPLLAPIGMGPELTIALFFGFIAKEILLGAMAVIYGTSESGLGSTVQAAITPLQALSFMTFVLLYTPCLGTVAAQLRESKSRRFALLSLGWSLLLAWLMALLVYQGGSWIAAGN, encoded by the coding sequence ATGGCCTCCCGGCGCACGGTGGCCCTGGTGGGCATGCCCAACACCGGAAAATCCACCCTCTACAACCGGCTCACCGGCGGGCAGGCCCATGTGGCCAACTGGCCCGGCCTCACGGTGGAGCTGTTGCGCGGGGCCCTGCCCCCCGATCGCCAGGGCACCCCCTTCGAACTGATCGACCTGCCGGGCATCCACGACCTCAGCGGCAGCAGCGAGGATGAGGCGATCGTGGCGCGGATGCTGGAGCGCACCCCGCCGGATCTGGTGCTGGTGGTGCTGAACGCCAGCCAGGCCCGCAGCCAGCTGCGGTTGCTGCTGCAGGTGCGGGCGCTCGGGCTGCCGGTGGTGGCCGCGCTGAACATGAGCGATGAGGCCCAGCGCCATGGCGTTCGCATCGACCATGCAGGCCTGGCAGCGGCCCTGGGGCTGCCGGTGCTGGCGGTGAGCGCCAGACGCCGCCAGGGGATCGATGCCCTCATCCACAGCATCCACACCACGGCAGAGCAGTTGGGGGGCCCAGCGCCCGGCAAGGGAGCCCAGCGGGGGAATGGCACTGCCACGAGCCTCGAGGCGCTGCAGGGCTTCCTGCATCTGCCCGAGCGGCCCCGCCTGGGGCGGAGCCGCCGGATCGACCGGGTGCTGCTCCATCCCCTGGTGGGTCTGCTGCTGTTCCTGGCCCTGGTGCTGCTGGTGTTCCAGCTGCTCTACGCCGTGACCGCCCCGCTGCAGGAGCTGCTGGCGGCCCTGCTCGACGGCATCCAGACCCTGGTGCTGGAGCCCGCTCTGGCGGCGCTCGGCGCGCCGGATTTCCTGCGGGGACTGCTGATCGACGGGGTGTGGCTCGGGGTGGGCACGGTGACCAGCTTCCTGCCGCTGATCTTCGTGTTCTACGTGCTGATCGGCGTGATCGAAGACTCGGGCTATCTGCCGCGGGCCGCCTTCCTGATGGATGGCTTCATGCACTGGCTGGGGCTCGACGGCCGGGCCTTCGTGCTGCAGGTGATGGGCTTCGGCTGCAACGTGCCCTCGATCCTGGGCACCCGCGTGATCCGCGACCGGGGCATGCGGCTGCTGGCCATGCTCTGCATTCCCTTCGCGCTCTGTCAGGCCCGGCTGACGGTGTACCTCTTCCTGGTGGGGGTGTTCTTCCCGCGGCCCTGGTGGGCGCCGGGACTGGTGCTGTTTGGCTTCTACCTGCTCAGCTTCGCGGCCGCCGTGATCACGGGGCTGGTGTTCCAACGGGCCTTCCCCAGCCGGGAGGCCTTCGTGCTGGAACTGCCGCCCTACCGCTCCCCCAGCCTCGGCACGGTGCTCCGCCGCGGCTGGAGTTCCATGCTCAACTTCCTGGCCACCACCCGGGTGTTCATCGTGGCGGGCGCGGCAGGCATCTGGCTGCTCACCCACCTGCCCCCTGGCGCCAGCACCGGCTCCAGCCTGGCCGCGGCGATCGGCGGTGTGTTCCAGCCGTTGCTGGCGCCGATCGGCATGGGCCCGGAGCTCACCATCGCCCTGTTCTTCGGGTTCATCGCCAAGGAGATCCTGCTGGGGGCGATGGCGGTGATCTACGGCACCAGCGAGAGCGGCCTGGGCAGCACCGTGCAGGCGGCGATCACCCCCCTGCAGGCCCTCAGCTTCATGACCTTCGTGCTGCTCTACACCCCCTGCCTCGGCACGGTGGCCGCCCAGCTGCGGGAATCGAAGAGCCGGAGGTTCGCCTTGCTGTCGCTGGGCTGGTCGCTGCTGCTGGCCTGGCTGATGGCCCTGCTGGTGTACCAGGGGGGCAGCTGGATCGCAGCAGGGAACTGA
- a CDS encoding class I SAM-dependent methyltransferase, with protein MELASVVFYGRLGDQALPMFNLEGELQRWRSARVLDCPGGPGSLSARLRGLVGEVVAVDPLYALPEQELERRALADLDHALEGMRRSPTLRPDFDLEACRQEHLLALQTFLEDRRRHPGQFRIASLPELPFADQSFDLVLSGHLLFAYAPLRHGGLSSGEGFDLAWHRRALAELCRVSRQAVRLYPAHTIERQARRHPYAEALLGELPPGWRGSFVSSRYDQGHDGCTDALQLERVTPAATPAPDPAAAR; from the coding sequence ATGGAACTCGCCTCAGTGGTGTTCTACGGGCGCCTGGGGGATCAGGCCCTGCCGATGTTCAACCTGGAGGGTGAACTGCAGCGCTGGCGCTCGGCACGGGTGCTCGACTGCCCCGGCGGGCCCGGCTCGCTCTCGGCGCGGTTGCGGGGGCTGGTGGGGGAGGTGGTGGCGGTGGATCCGCTCTATGCCCTGCCGGAGCAGGAGCTCGAACGACGGGCCCTGGCGGATCTGGACCACGCCCTGGAGGGCATGCGCCGCAGCCCCACGCTGCGGCCCGATTTCGATCTGGAGGCCTGCCGCCAGGAACACCTGCTGGCGTTGCAGACCTTCCTGGAGGATCGCCGCCGCCATCCTGGGCAGTTCCGCATCGCCTCCCTGCCGGAGCTGCCCTTCGCCGATCAGAGCTTCGATCTGGTGCTCAGCGGCCATCTGCTCTTCGCCTATGCCCCGCTGCGCCACGGCGGCCTCTCCAGCGGGGAGGGGTTCGATCTGGCCTGGCACCGCCGGGCCCTGGCCGAACTCTGCCGGGTGAGTCGCCAGGCGGTGCGCCTCTATCCCGCCCACACGATCGAGCGGCAGGCGCGGCGCCATCCCTACGCCGAAGCGCTGCTGGGCGAGCTGCCACCGGGGTGGCGCGGCAGCTTCGTGAGCAGCCGCTACGACCAGGGCCACGACGGCTGCACCGACGCCCTGCAGCTGGAGCGGGTCACGCCGGCGGCCACGCCGGCTCCCGACCCCGCGGCAGCACGTTGA
- the argS gene encoding arginine--tRNA ligase yields MLRIAQALEAQLAAAMERAFPEAAAEAGAVGRRLDPQLAPASKPEFGDFQANGALPLAKPLKQPPRAIATAIVEQLKADPTFAELCGEPQIAGPGFINLTLRPERLAAEVAERLADPRLGVPSAAGPGGEEPAPVVVDFSSPNIAKEMHVGHLRSTIIGDALARVLEFRGHPVLRLNHVGDWGTQFGMLITHLKQVAPEALTTADAVDLGDLVAFYRQAKARFDADEAFQATSREEVVKLQGGDPVSLKAWGLLCDQSRREFQKIYDRLDIRLSERGESFYNPYLEAVVADLEAAGLLVTDAGARCVFLEGVSGKDGQPLPVIVQKSDGGFNYATTDLAAIRYRFAPPPQGDGARRVIYVTDAGQASHFAGVFQVARRAGWVPTGARLEHVPFGLVQGEDGKKLKTRAGDTVRLRDLLDEAVERAEADLRRRLQEEERTEDEAFIEHVATTVGLAAVKYADLSQNRITNYQFSFDRMLALQGNTAPYLLYAVVRIAGIARKGGDLEGAVEASSLRFSEPQEWALARELLKFDAVVAEVEEELLPNRLCSYLFELSQVFNRFYDQVPVLKAEPEVRAARLALCRLTADTLRLGLGLLGIPTLERM; encoded by the coding sequence ATGCTCCGGATCGCCCAAGCCCTTGAAGCCCAGCTCGCGGCGGCCATGGAGCGGGCGTTCCCCGAGGCCGCCGCCGAGGCCGGGGCGGTGGGCCGGAGGCTCGACCCCCAGCTGGCCCCGGCCAGCAAGCCCGAGTTCGGCGACTTCCAGGCCAACGGTGCCCTGCCCCTGGCCAAGCCCCTGAAGCAACCGCCCCGGGCGATCGCCACCGCGATCGTGGAGCAGCTCAAGGCCGATCCAACCTTTGCCGAACTCTGCGGCGAGCCCCAGATCGCCGGGCCCGGCTTCATCAACCTCACCCTGCGGCCCGAGCGGCTGGCGGCGGAGGTGGCCGAGCGCCTCGCTGATCCGCGCCTGGGGGTGCCCAGCGCTGCGGGGCCCGGCGGTGAGGAGCCGGCGCCGGTGGTGGTGGATTTCTCCAGCCCCAACATCGCCAAGGAGATGCACGTGGGGCACCTGCGCTCCACCATCATCGGCGACGCGCTGGCGCGGGTGCTGGAGTTCCGCGGCCACCCGGTGCTGCGGCTGAACCATGTGGGCGACTGGGGCACCCAGTTCGGCATGCTGATCACCCACCTCAAGCAGGTGGCGCCCGAGGCCCTCACCACAGCTGATGCGGTGGATCTGGGCGATCTGGTGGCCTTCTACCGCCAGGCCAAGGCCCGCTTCGATGCCGACGAGGCCTTCCAGGCCACCTCCCGCGAGGAGGTGGTGAAGCTGCAGGGGGGCGATCCGGTGTCGCTGAAGGCCTGGGGGCTGCTGTGCGACCAGAGCCGGCGCGAATTCCAGAAGATCTACGACCGGCTCGACATCCGCCTCAGCGAGCGGGGCGAATCCTTCTACAACCCCTATCTGGAGGCGGTGGTGGCCGATCTGGAGGCCGCCGGCCTGCTGGTCACCGACGCCGGCGCCCGCTGCGTGTTCCTCGAGGGGGTGAGCGGCAAGGACGGCCAGCCGCTGCCGGTGATCGTGCAGAAGAGCGATGGCGGCTTCAACTACGCCACCACCGACCTGGCGGCGATCCGCTACCGCTTTGCACCGCCGCCACAGGGGGATGGGGCCCGCCGCGTGATCTACGTGACCGACGCCGGCCAGGCCAGCCATTTCGCCGGGGTGTTCCAGGTGGCCCGCCGGGCCGGCTGGGTGCCGACGGGGGCGCGGCTGGAGCATGTGCCCTTCGGGCTGGTGCAGGGCGAGGACGGCAAGAAGCTCAAGACACGCGCCGGCGACACGGTGCGGCTGCGCGATCTGCTCGATGAGGCGGTGGAGCGGGCCGAGGCGGATCTGCGTCGCCGCCTGCAGGAGGAGGAGCGCACGGAAGACGAGGCGTTCATTGAGCACGTGGCCACCACGGTGGGCCTGGCGGCGGTGAAATACGCCGACCTCAGCCAGAACCGGATCACCAACTACCAGTTCAGCTTCGATCGAATGCTGGCGCTGCAGGGCAACACGGCCCCCTACCTGCTCTACGCCGTGGTGCGGATCGCCGGCATCGCCCGCAAGGGGGGTGATCTCGAGGGTGCGGTGGAGGCCTCCTCCCTGCGGTTCAGCGAACCCCAGGAATGGGCCCTGGCGCGGGAACTGCTCAAGTTCGATGCCGTGGTGGCTGAAGTGGAGGAGGAGCTGCTGCCGAACCGGCTGTGCAGCTACCTGTTCGAACTCAGCCAGGTGTTCAACCGCTTCTACGACCAGGTGCCGGTGCTCAAGGCCGAGCCTGAAGTCCGCGCCGCTCGCCTGGCCCTCTGCCGCCTCACGGCCGACACCCTGCGGCTGGGGCTGGGATTGCTGGGAATTCCCACGCTCGAGCGGATGTGA